One Owenweeksia hongkongensis DSM 17368 genomic region harbors:
- a CDS encoding SOS response-associated peptidase family protein, with the protein MCVYTTQFATLTSEYPAWKDYTIKKQLPPSLWLETPDYPLSERPQYGNPSPVIGIGNWGTIMLQKDDQTYWDWAQFAPPRSMWPGGKAMPYYNAKVETLEEYQAGVKKGPFSKVVKEDLQQRMCVFWVNSFFESNGNKSKPRWFHIFREDRKFIPLAGFYHQIEDVDKGILWPGFTIITRDPYDIVAQTGHDRSPGILPYDHVSTWLNPNNTVDSKLSMLADSPAGLFKVDEVGKSTVTKRTAAATTPIEGGENFAVGSL; encoded by the coding sequence ATGTGCGTCTATACCACCCAATTTGCAACCCTCACTTCTGAATATCCTGCTTGGAAAGACTATACAATCAAGAAGCAGCTTCCACCTTCACTTTGGCTGGAAACGCCTGACTATCCGCTGAGCGAACGACCTCAGTATGGGAACCCCTCGCCTGTGATAGGAATCGGGAACTGGGGGACAATCATGCTACAGAAAGATGATCAGACTTACTGGGATTGGGCGCAGTTTGCTCCTCCACGGTCGATGTGGCCAGGAGGTAAAGCAATGCCATACTATAACGCCAAGGTGGAAACGCTTGAAGAATACCAGGCCGGGGTTAAGAAAGGGCCTTTTTCAAAAGTGGTAAAAGAAGATCTTCAGCAGCGGATGTGTGTGTTTTGGGTGAACTCTTTTTTTGAGTCCAACGGTAACAAGTCAAAGCCACGGTGGTTTCACATTTTCAGGGAGGATAGGAAATTTATACCCCTTGCCGGTTTCTATCATCAGATAGAAGATGTGGACAAGGGAATATTGTGGCCGGGATTCACCATCATTACACGTGATCCTTATGACATTGTTGCTCAAACCGGGCATGATCGTTCGCCAGGTATTTTACCCTATGACCATGTTAGCACTTGGTTGAACCCTAACAATACCGTAGACTCCAAGTTGTCTATGCTTGCTGATTCACCAGCGGGATTGTTCAAGGTTGATGAAGTAGGAAAATCTACGGTTACCAAGCGGACTGCAGCAGCAACCACACCGATAGAAGGAGGGGAGAACTTTGCGGTCGGGTCGTTATAA
- a CDS encoding HEPN domain-containing protein yields MDAIQKSFLKEPDSLTTDPGNVHIVVGGLVDLIALRDIRNSYQLAGDELVALALASGDLSYQYSYPIVFLYRHVIETSLKSVLLEKGVSFERSHNLVELAEKVVAIKSDAVSEDQIRFLVERAAEFEILDERSTRFRYGEEIGGEFLIHLGQLKEVVSAFVVLTSYI; encoded by the coding sequence ATGGACGCTATACAAAAGAGTTTCTTAAAGGAGCCAGACAGCTTGACAACAGACCCCGGGAATGTTCATATCGTAGTTGGTGGTTTGGTTGACCTGATCGCACTTCGCGATATCCGAAATTCATATCAACTTGCTGGAGATGAATTAGTAGCCCTTGCACTTGCTAGCGGAGATCTGTCCTACCAATACTCATATCCGATTGTTTTCCTTTACAGGCATGTAATTGAGACTTCCTTGAAAAGTGTCTTGCTGGAAAAGGGTGTTTCTTTTGAAAGGTCGCATAATTTGGTAGAGCTTGCCGAAAAGGTCGTTGCAATCAAAAGTGATGCAGTTTCGGAAGATCAAATAAGGTTTTTGGTTGAAAGGGCTGCAGAGTTTGAAATACTGGATGAAAGAAGCACTCGTTTTAGATATGGGGAGGAAATAGGTGGTGAGTTTTTGATTCATTTAGGGCAACTGAAGGAGGTTGTTAGTGCCTTTGTGGTTCTAACGAGTTATATATGA
- a CDS encoding endonuclease/exonuclease/phosphatase family protein, whose protein sequence is MRVIHWNCQCAFRKKNERILSYDPDILIVAECESMEKLKFGKLTPEPRSHLWFGDNLNKGIGIFSYSTDFRLEVMDCYNPEFRYIIPVKVSGPDQDFTLLAVWAMGNTKYPSKSYIGQVWLALEYYKDLLTGPVVLVGDFNSNKIWDHFPRVGNHSAVVKKLQDYDIHSLYHLCHNQEQGVEEHPTFYMYRKQEKPYHIDYCFLSGQLITEDTSLEVGSFEGWCDISDHVPLMVDL, encoded by the coding sequence ATGAGAGTGATTCACTGGAACTGTCAGTGTGCTTTTCGCAAGAAGAACGAGCGCATACTTTCCTATGATCCGGATATCTTGATTGTAGCCGAGTGCGAAAGCATGGAGAAACTCAAGTTTGGAAAGCTAACGCCTGAACCGCGTAGTCATTTATGGTTCGGGGATAACTTGAACAAGGGTATCGGGATCTTTTCGTACAGTACAGACTTTAGGTTAGAGGTGATGGATTGTTATAACCCGGAGTTTAGGTATATCATACCGGTGAAAGTTTCGGGCCCAGATCAGGATTTTACCTTGCTTGCGGTTTGGGCCATGGGAAACACCAAGTATCCAAGCAAGTCATATATCGGTCAAGTATGGTTGGCGTTAGAGTACTATAAAGATCTGTTGACTGGTCCGGTTGTCCTTGTTGGTGACTTTAATAGCAACAAAATCTGGGATCATTTTCCGCGGGTGGGTAACCATTCGGCAGTGGTCAAGAAGCTGCAAGATTATGACATCCACAGTCTCTATCATCTTTGTCATAACCAGGAGCAAGGAGTGGAGGAGCATCCAACTTTTTACATGTATCGTAAGCAAGAAAAGCCATATCACATCGATTACTGCTTTCTTTCAGGACAACTGATTACGGAAGACACAAGCTTGGAGGTTGGAAGTTTTGAGGGGTGGTGTGATATAAGTGATCATGTGCCGCTTATGGTTGATCTATAG
- a CDS encoding phage integrase SAM-like domain-containing protein gives MVTSKVVRFHKNQDETGRYPLKTRVTYKGNHRYVDLGRKVHKEFWNQKTGRPLDNCPDETLFDFVSEEAKKQLKIRNYLNTHPDKLSFDQIIDVFKNGINGVVAKSKTSFVQFYDIIIKELQAQKKSYSLYITVQNCIRKYGDVALKDIDYEWVLEFRLTMGKHMGNNGLHAYMRNMRTTYKHAQLRKGYDLLRGYNPFEKNMPSKVATPTHALSRKDIEKLEEANLRPYVKIWLLMFYFAGMDLIDLALLKWTDIKEGRIKFRRAKLAGRSGYVVNIRIFPKAQAIIDELGDKTSDRVFSVIPHPEKQEKKYSSFRANLLQRYLQPLTREKPARDHYLHKNWLKPFERLELSDELYLKGSRATFKSIGRVELRLDIEVIKVLMGHQLNNVDHTYQTPFTDDILDEVHAKIIGEA, from the coding sequence ATGGTCACCTCGAAAGTTGTTCGCTTCCACAAAAACCAGGATGAAACTGGTAGATACCCCCTAAAAACACGCGTTACCTATAAAGGAAATCACAGATATGTCGATTTAGGAAGAAAAGTTCACAAAGAATTCTGGAATCAAAAAACAGGCAGACCTCTTGACAACTGTCCAGATGAAACGCTTTTCGATTTTGTTTCTGAAGAAGCTAAAAAACAGCTTAAAATCAGGAACTATCTAAACACACATCCAGACAAACTTAGTTTCGATCAGATCATCGATGTCTTCAAGAACGGTATAAACGGAGTTGTAGCAAAAAGCAAAACTTCTTTCGTTCAGTTCTACGATATCATCATCAAAGAACTGCAAGCACAAAAGAAATCTTACTCCTTATATATAACCGTACAAAACTGTATCCGTAAGTATGGAGATGTAGCGCTGAAAGACATAGACTATGAGTGGGTTCTTGAGTTCAGGCTCACCATGGGAAAACACATGGGCAACAATGGTCTTCACGCGTACATGCGAAACATGCGTACCACCTACAAGCACGCACAACTTAGAAAAGGGTATGATTTGCTTCGTGGCTATAATCCCTTTGAAAAGAATATGCCTTCGAAAGTAGCTACCCCTACTCACGCACTTAGCAGAAAAGATATCGAAAAGCTGGAAGAAGCAAACCTCCGACCCTACGTTAAGATTTGGTTACTGATGTTCTACTTCGCAGGTATGGACCTTATTGATTTGGCACTTCTGAAGTGGACCGACATCAAGGAAGGAAGGATCAAGTTCAGACGTGCTAAACTTGCTGGGCGCAGTGGTTATGTTGTAAACATCCGAATATTCCCCAAAGCTCAAGCCATTATAGACGAACTTGGAGACAAAACCTCGGATCGAGTGTTCTCTGTTATTCCTCATCCAGAAAAACAAGAAAAAAAGTACAGCTCCTTCAGAGCTAACCTTCTTCAAAGATACCTTCAACCTCTCACGCGCGAAAAGCCCGCCCGAGATCACTACTTACATAAAAACTGGTTAAAACCTTTTGAAAGACTTGAGTTATCCGATGAACTATACCTCAAAGGTTCACGAGCCACCTTTAAAAGCATCGGGCGAGTAGAGCTACGACTGGACATAGAAGTGATCAAAGTACTGATGGGTCATCAGCTAAACAATGTAGATCACACCTACCAAACACCTTTCACTGATGACATACTGGACGAAGTACACGCCAAAATTATTGGTGAAGCATAG